The Salinirubellus salinus genome segment AGGCCGCTCATTGACTCGCTCTCACTCATCGACATCACCCAGCGGCTCGTCGGCGTAGCACTCGATGGCCTCACGTGGCATCATTACTGGCTGACTGTCCATCCACAGTAGGTCTGCCAGCGTCCGGCCCAGCCAGTACACCGACGCGTCGGGACCTGACCGGACAACCCAATCCCGCTGTTCGAGGTCGTACAAGGCGCTCCGTGCTGTTACCCAGCCGACCTCCTTTTGCAATTCCCGCACGGTTATTCGACCGCGATTCTGTACCTGTCCGACCGCTACGCGCGTTGCGTCATTGTGAGCTCTATTGCTCATACAGTCCGCCAACCATGCATCCGAGTATATGGCTTTGTCAAGGCCAGACAGCAACCCGAATCTGTGCGAACGCGTCATTGGTAGAAGTCTTCGCGGAGGTTGATGCCCTCACTGTAGCGCGATTCAACGTGGTCGTACACGTCGCCCATGTACTCGATAGAGACGCCCAGCTCCTCCAGCACAACCCGGAGCATCGCGACTTCAAAGTACAGTTCTTGGACGATGAAATCTGAGAGCAGGTCGTACTCTTCGAGGTGCTCGGACTGTCTCTCGGCGAGCTGGTCGAACCGACCCCGGAGGCGATACAGCTCCATACTGAGTTCCTCTATCTGCTCCCGGTCGAGCACAACCTCGGTAGGCCCCTCGTCTTCTGCGTCGTAGAGGAACCCGTACTGCATCGCTTCGCGTGCGTACTCGGTCAAATCGAGGACTTTTGGAGCTGTACTGAAGCGTGTGTTCTCGTCGTAGCCGACGACCTCGACGAGCCCAGCTCGTGTTAAGATTCCATCCGCCCGGACTCGGTTTTCAATCAGGTGCTTTTCGAGTCCTGTTTCGCGCCGAAGCACATGCGAGTTTATCGGTCCTCTGACCGCGAGCGCTCGTAGTATCGATAGTGAGTACTCGTCGTACATCGAGTTCGTCAACTGGCTCGGTTCCATCCCGTCTGTGTCAGTGAGATTGACCATATGTACCCGAGCGCAGACTGACTGCTTTGGTGCTGTGGCGACACCCGTGGCAGCCTCGTGGCGGCCCTGTTCAAGCAATCCGGGTGCACAGTCGACAACAGCGTGATGGCGGCCTCTACGACCCCTCTCTATGAGGGACCCCACTCAATCCCTCTCCCCGAACGTTCATATCGAGAGTTACCGACTCGAACCCAGTGACCCGGAACCTACGCACTAGGGTATCGCTCGTCCCCACCAGTTGCGTCAAGATACGGGCTGACGATGAGCCACGAATGTCTGTCAGAAGTCGCGCCGCACTCGTGACACGCAGCTTCGATACGCCCTATCCCGGGGATTACCTGTAGGCGCACGTAATGCGGCAGGTCACACGATGGACAGCTGAGCCACTCTCTGTGCGGAAACTCCTCGATACCTCCGGAGTCGGTGCGACTACACGCTAAACACTGGTACGTCTCCACCCCATCCCCAATGGCCTGTCCCGGCGTGAGTGATATCTTGATATCGGCAGTTTCCTCGCAGTCTGGGCATCTTACCCACTCCTCGGTAGTCATGCGGTTAGTTAGGGGTCGAGAAGCCAATGTGTTTCGAGCCCCTGTCAACGAGTCTAACTCACCGGAGTCGCCTCAACAACTCTGCGCGAAAGTATCCGAGACGCTGCGGATTCGCCACTCCCATTTTTTCGGCGACGTTCGCTGGAACCTCTTCATTCGAGACGTGGACCCCAACAAGTCCCTCACCGAGGACCGGGGAACCGCTGAGACCCGAGTAGCCACCGGCTGCCTCAAGGTCCAGACCAATACCTGCACTTATTCCGAAATCGTCCATCCCTCTCAGACTATTTTCGAACGGCACTATCCGTGGACCGTCTATCCCCTCTCGGTACGTACTGACCGCGTATTTGGTAACCTCGGGAAACGATGCTCCATCGAATCCGATGAGCATGAGCTCCTCGCCCTCCGTCTCGGGGGTGCCGATGTCGTCAATGGTCCATATACGATAGTCGTATGCAGAAGGGTCGAAATCAACTCTGAGCGCGACAACGTCGGTGTCCACAGCATTCAGAGTACTATCAAGCCGGTCGTCTACGCTGAGGTTCTCACAATGCCATCCGTCATCTGCCCTGAGGTAGACATCAACTTCGGAAAATCGGTCTCCTAATGAGTACCTGAGAATCCGGTTGCCGTACGGGGTCTTCACCTCAACTACGGTCGGCCGTAGATTGTGCCGTGCCGTGATGAGGTATTTGCCTGAACCAGATTCAAAAAAGAACCCGCTCGCACGCATAGACTGCCCGCAGACGACTGGACAGCTCACCTTTGGGTCATGTCTCGGTCGAATGGGGTCTGGCTGTGTACGCTCTGAAGCTGTTCCGTCGTTATTCACGCTCATCTCCGCATAACTGTATGCTTGGTGAATATATCAGTTTTATTTGTATGCTAATACCACTAGTGGTCGAGTGAACGACTCCCCTCACGGTGAAATGACAATTAAAAATAAAATGGTCCATTCCGGTGGTTTCCCAGATGAGAGAGGAAATTCGATACTGATGTACGATTAAATGGTCTACCTGTTGATGTCTTGTGATTCTTATTAGTGATTGCCGCAACGGTTCGCTTGGGTGCCGGGGCGTCCCGCACGCTTTTGACGATTCGTTGTAAATTCCCGTTGTGACAAACCGGGATGAAGCAAGAGCATCTGGTTGAGGAGGAATTCGACCCTGTCTTCTTCTACTACAAGGAGATACAATCTGAGAGTCTCAACAGCTGGACAATTGACAGCGCCGAGCGCGTCCGGAACATCTACGATGTCATCGAGGGGCTTGACCGTCAGACCTCCGTTCATCCCGTCGATGAACTCGATATCGACCAAAACCCCCGGATGTTTGCGGACAATCTACTGGAGAACTATCCCGACCACGAAGAGGCCTTCTGCACTTCCCTAATCAACGACTTCAGCAGCAGTATGAAGACGCGTGCACGCGAGGAGGGGAAGTACGCCGTCCTCGTCCTTTACGAAGATTCTCTCGTTCTGTGCCACACCGACTCCGAAGAGAAGACCATCACCAAAGACGCGGAAGTCCTCGAACGGTTGCTGGACACCGACAACGTCGACAAATACGCTCGGTTCCGCCAGAGTGAGGATACAACCGAGGTGTTACATTTCGAGCGTAGCTCGTCGAAATCGTTCGCTGAGTTTCTCGGCCTCAACCCGGAGGAAATCGCGTACGAGGAAGCGGGTGACATCAAAATTTTCACCGAGATAGACGGGTCAACGGCCCGGTTCGAGTTTACTCAGGACGAATTTGAAGAAAAATTCATCACAGGCGACGACCATCGGCTGCTCACCGAGATACTCGAAACGCCGAACGACCAGTACCCAGTGAACCACATCAAGATGGGGCGGCGGCGATACGACACCGTCGACGAGTTTGAACAGCAGTTCTATGCACTCTACTACGACCTCAACACGCTGAAGAGTCAGTACAAGACCATCGCTGAATCGATGACTCCCCACACGACGACCGTCGTGGACCACGCAGACAAGGTCACGACTGGCGGACCAAACGGGCCGAAAAAGGTCGTGAAGGGTAATGACTCCGAATTCACCGTCGTCTTCGCCGACAAGAACATCGAACTTTCCGCCAAGTGGCGGCTACAGCTTTCGAAGAAACTCCGGGCTGGAGAGACGGCTCAATTACACCACGTCGGGAATGATTTCACCGAGGAACCGGTACAGGTGGGCCCGTTCGAGGTCTACAACCCCCTCGATATTGATGCGGAGTATCTGAACCGTCTCTACAGCGTCACGCAGGAAGCCGGGACGGGAGACCAGCTCTCGAATATCATCTTCTGTGTTATGTTCCATACTCTCTCCGAGTGGTGCTCAGGCCCGATTGGCCACTTCTTCGGACAGATGACTAGCCGCTTCGAAGACGAACTGAGTGCAGAAGGGATGATTCTGCGTGACGAGGACCGTTTGATGGAGCTCAAGGGACGAGAATGGCTGGCTGACGTGGACGACGATGACGACATCGCCACGAAAATCTCCGGAGAGATTCAATCAGAGTCCAAGCTGCTGCTCGTTGGGGTCGAAGAAGAAGAACAGCGGATTCGTCCCCTCTCTCGGAATAAATGGGACTCGGAGCGGAACGGTCGTATCCGTGACTCCGTTCGGGACATGAACGGACACCATGAGTCAATCCAGCTGTCTTCGCTGCAGCTGGGCAATGGCGAGTGTTTGCTGTTCGTGTACTCTGTTCGTGGTGACCAGTCGTTTAATCTGGATATGGCGGCACCCTAAGCTAGTATGGCATACTCCGATGCCCGTAGAGTCATTCTGTAGCCCGGGTTGCTGAATAATATGGTCAGAAGGTTCACCGAAGGCGACCGTGTTCGGCTCGACATACCTGACGAAACCGACCCCGACCACGACCGACTTCACGGCGCGACTGGTACGATTACAAGCATCACAGAAGACGACGCTGCCGACTATTCGGGTGATTCCCGCGACAATTATCGATTTGCGGTGGAGCTTGATACCGGTGCAAGCGTGACTGTCCGGTGGCGAGACCTCCGGCCTATCTGAAGTTCTCGGGCCCCAACCGGGCGTCAGAAAAGTACAACTGAGAGGCGATACATGAACGTGACACTTGTGCTATGAGTGAGGCAGATATCCATTTCGAATTCTACCGCCATCTCACGAACGGGATTACTTCTCAGGCACAACGGGGGAGCACCGAATACGGTGCTGTTCGCCCTGAGTACAGTGACGGTCTTAGCGGAAGAGCTGACCTCGTTGTATTCGACTCCTCGAACGAGCCAATAGCCGTCATCGAAGCGAAGCAGCCCGGTGAGGACTCTTCTAGAGACATCGACCCTTACTCTCCTGCTGTTATCGAACAGGCACTCGAATACGGTGCCAAAATTGGTGCGCCGTACTGTGCGACCTACAACGGTAATCGACTCGTCCTCTTCCGCACGCTTGAGCCCGGAAAAGCATTCCTCGAACGGTCGACCAAGTCCTACGAAATCACGAGTACGGAGAAGTTCGCAGACGAGTTCCTTGACGAGCTTGCCCGTTTCCAGCAGCAAGACGCCACGTGGGATAGCCTCGATGATGCATTTGTCAACCGGGTCCGGAGTTTCCACGACTACGTCACGCCACGGCTCGAAGAATCACTCACTGACTACCTCGAAGCGGATTCTGAGTTCCGCGATTCGTTCAGCCAGTGGGCGGCAAAGCAAGGAATCGAGTATGCAAGTGCGGACGATGACGCAAAGCGAGAAGTCATCTCAGAATTCTCCGAACAGGCCGCCTACCTGCTCATTAACAAGGTTCTATTCTACAAACTCCTTGAGAACTCTCCCGCTTACGAAGATGAGATACCACCACTAGCGGTCAGTATCCATCGGGTTCAGGAAGACTTGGAAGACCACTTCGACGTGGTCGTATCTGAGGTTGACTTCGAGGCCATCTTTGAGCACGACGACATCTTCGGTGAAATCCCGCTGGACCCGATTTCGGAGAAGCTACGCGAGTTCATCATCGAGCTGGACGACCAAGACCTCACCCAGTTCGATAGCGACGTTATCGGGCGTATCTACGAGGGAGTCATTCCGTATGAGCGGCGGCGTGAGATGGGGGAGTACTACACCCCCCCTGCAGTCTGCGACCTCATCACTCGGCTAACAGTCGACAGCGCGTCTGACTCCGTTCTGGACCCTGCCTGCGGGAGCGGGGGCTTTCTGGTGAGTGCGTACCACCGCCTGCAGGAACTCTTACCGGAACCAGCAGGGAGCCACTCGCGCATTCTGAACCAACTCCACGGGATAGACATCAACCGATTCCCGGCCCACTTGACGGCAATCAACCTCGCTATCCAAGACCTCTCTTCGTACACCGAGAGCGTCAACGTGGAGATTAACGATTTCTTCAACATTCAGCCAGACACACTACGGTTCTCCCGTGAGATAGCCGACGCAGAAGGTGGGGGCAGTGAAGATGGTCTCGTCGACAGTTTGGGTGGACTTGACGCTGTTGTCGGTAACCCTCCGTACATCCGGTCGCGGAATATCGATGAAAAAGGACGTGTTCGAGAGCACCTCTCGAACGTTGATGGTGAGTTCATCTCGAAACGGATGGACATCTACGGCTATTTCATCACTCATAGCACCC includes the following:
- a CDS encoding N-6 DNA methylase encodes the protein MSEADIHFEFYRHLTNGITSQAQRGSTEYGAVRPEYSDGLSGRADLVVFDSSNEPIAVIEAKQPGEDSSRDIDPYSPAVIEQALEYGAKIGAPYCATYNGNRLVLFRTLEPGKAFLERSTKSYEITSTEKFADEFLDELARFQQQDATWDSLDDAFVNRVRSFHDYVTPRLEESLTDYLEADSEFRDSFSQWAAKQGIEYASADDDAKREVISEFSEQAAYLLINKVLFYKLLENSPAYEDEIPPLAVSIHRVQEDLEDHFDVVVSEVDFEAIFEHDDIFGEIPLDPISEKLREFIIELDDQDLTQFDSDVIGRIYEGVIPYERRREMGEYYTPPAVCDLITRLTVDSASDSVLDPACGSGGFLVSAYHRLQELLPEPAGSHSRILNQLHGIDINRFPAHLTAINLAIQDLSSYTESVNVEINDFFNIQPDTLRFSREIADAEGGGSEDGLVDSLGGLDAVVGNPPYIRSRNIDEKGRVREHLSNVDGEFISKRMDIYGYFITHSTQFLRDGGRLGVITSDRWLDTGYGADLQQFILDHYKLDAVIRFDRQTFSDALVGASVVIMTKEEDPSQRQQNVVKFLRVRESLGIDDIESLVKDDVPANQMVDDPEYRLITQSQRDLREQDKWSVHFLAPPLYFDAAGHSDVIELQDVADVNRGLTSGANDFYYARREEWEELGLTQYTTPLLKATGQLSRIRFDDEDAEEWGVLDIHKLVEQALDEVADQYADIDRTEQVKEWLGKNGHNSLVEYIEWGEDNGYHDRPTTSARDIWFDLGELERPSLLMTDFTWRIYRAVWNEASATSDAQFYNITCSDEVDEKLLGGLLNSRLSWLMVELRGRWAGGQGMTRARIKVYEAEELPLPDPSEMSAEEQQRIREAFEALMEREDALDEDERTVANTEEARDQLDRAVLATLGMSDRLDELKRAIEGLVAMRERDAGDNTEVLVTRPDEREVIELEGVSEARESTTLSDF